In Robbsia sp. KACC 23696, a single window of DNA contains:
- a CDS encoding RidA family protein, translated as MSQTDNRQAGLPTFLMADAAPTPVGPFSHAVETDGWVFLTGQMPTDPDDDAAPLPQGITAQTQRVMDNLILVLNGVGLSLDNVVSVRIYLTEFERDYAAMNEAYKAYFLPKPLPARTCIGVTGLARKAIVEIDMVARRP; from the coding sequence ATGTCTCAGACCGACAACCGCCAAGCTGGATTACCGACGTTTCTGATGGCGGACGCCGCACCAACGCCCGTGGGGCCGTTCTCTCACGCCGTGGAAACGGACGGATGGGTGTTCCTCACGGGTCAGATGCCGACGGATCCGGACGACGATGCCGCGCCGTTGCCGCAGGGCATCACCGCACAGACGCAGCGCGTGATGGACAACTTGATTTTGGTATTGAACGGCGTCGGTCTGTCGTTGGATAACGTTGTCAGCGTGCGGATCTATCTGACGGAGTTCGAGCGGGATTACGCGGCGATGAATGAGGCCTACAAGGCGTATTTCCTGCCCAAGCCCTTGCCCGCGCGGACGTGCATCGGTGTGACCGGCCTGGCACGCAAGGCGATCGTCGAGATCGATATGGTGGCGCGTCGTCCATGA
- a CDS encoding MgtC/SapB family protein: MEALHNFRLDSLLDTCISLIAAFILGGAIGLERQYRQRTAGLRTNVLVAVGAAVFVDMANRLDGHQGAVHVLAYVVSGVGFLGAGVIMREEGNVRGLNTAATLWGSAAVGAAAGADLLGEALVGTLAVLAANTLLRPIVNSINRQPLDVQSVEVTNTVHVIAERLHQKRIMKMLEEALEDSDHPTRDLDLHAFGQDEIEIEATLVATSVDGDELDDLVQKLAAIPGVRQAFWSPSTTE; encoded by the coding sequence ATGGAAGCACTTCACAATTTCCGCTTGGATTCACTGCTGGATACCTGCATCAGTTTGATTGCAGCATTTATCCTGGGTGGCGCGATCGGTCTGGAACGACAGTATCGTCAGCGCACGGCGGGTTTGCGAACCAACGTCCTGGTGGCAGTTGGTGCGGCGGTTTTTGTCGATATGGCAAACCGTCTGGACGGGCATCAGGGCGCCGTACACGTTCTGGCGTATGTCGTATCCGGCGTCGGGTTCCTCGGCGCCGGTGTGATCATGCGCGAAGAAGGCAATGTCCGCGGCTTGAATACGGCCGCGACATTGTGGGGCTCTGCCGCCGTAGGTGCCGCAGCGGGCGCCGACCTGCTCGGCGAAGCGCTTGTCGGCACGCTCGCGGTATTGGCGGCGAATACGCTGCTGCGTCCAATCGTCAACTCGATCAACCGTCAGCCGCTCGACGTGCAATCGGTCGAAGTCACCAATACCGTGCACGTGATCGCCGAGCGCCTGCATCAGAAACGCATCATGAAGATGCTCGAGGAAGCGTTGGAGGACAGCGATCATCCCACGCGCGATCTCGATTTGCACGCCTTCGGCCAGGACGAAATCGAGATTGAAGCGACGCTGGTCGCGACATCGGTCGATGGTGACGAGCTCGACGATCTGGTGCAGAAACTAGCCGCCATACCCGGCGTTCGGCAGGCGTTCTGGAGTCCCAGCACGACCGAATGA